Part of the Candidatus Chlorohelix allophototropha genome, CTCTTGAGAGTAACGCTGGCATCCAGAGCCAATAATACGGCGGGAAGGTCGCTGGAGGGGTCGGCGTGTACGGTGCTGCCGCCGATAGTACCCCAGTTTCGCACCTGAACATCGCCGATAACGCTGGCGGCTTCCGGTAGAATAGGAGCTTTCTGCTTGAGCAAGTCGCTAGTTTCAATCGTGTAGTAATTGGTCATTGCGCCGAGTTTAATCCTGCCACCCTCTTCCTTAATATAAGAAAGTTGGCTGCGCAAGCCCTTTATGTCGATCAGAACGCCCGGTTGAGCAAGACGCAAGCGCATAGCCGGAATAAGGCTATGCCCACCCGCCAAGATTTTGGCGTTATCGCCATGTTCGGAAAGAAGCGCAAGTGCCTCATCCAAACCGGCGGGAGCAAAATATTCAAAAGTGCTAGGTATCATCTATTTTCTCTCCTATTTTCCGTGGATTGCGCGCCACAACTTCTCAGGGCGCAACGGCATATCTATATCTTTTATTCCGGTATTAATCAAAGCATCCATTAGCGCATTCACCACGCAAGGAGTGCTGGCGATAGTACCTGCCTCGCCTACGCCCTTTACGCCCATCGGATTAACCGGGCTAGGTGTACAAGTGCTACCGAGTTCGAAGTGCGGCAGTTCGGTGGCATTCGGTACGGTATAATCCATCAAAGTACCGGTTACCAACTGACCGTCACTATCGTACACTACTTCCTCATACAAAGCTTGGGCGATACCTTGCGCCAAGCCGCCATGAACCTGTCCTTCCACTAGCAAAGGGTTGATCTGGTTGCCCACATCGTCCACCGCTACATACTTGAGGAATTTCACCTCGCCGGTGTCGGCATCAATTTCTACCGCGCAAATGTGCGTACCGAACGGGAAGGTAAAGTTGGTAGGCTCAAAGAAGCGAGTGGATTCCAAACCCGGTTCGATACCATCGAACGGATTTACATAGGCACGAAATACCACTTCCTGAATCGTCACGCTTTTACCACCGGCAGCGCCCTTCACCGTATATTTGCCGGTATCGAATACCACATCTTCCTCACTGGCTTCCAGCATAGAGGCAGCTATCTTGCGAGCTTTTTCTTTAACGGTTTCTATTGCCATTGCCAACGCCGCGCCACCAACCGCAGTACCGCGACTACCGTAAGTTCCTAAACCATAGGATGTATTGCCCGTATCGCCGTGCTTAACGATAACGTCGTTATAATCCAAGCCGAATTCGGTTGCGACCATCTGGGCAAAGCTGGTTTCCTGTCCTTGACCATGGGGAGAAGCGCCGCTGAATACGGTGGCTTTCCCGGTTTTCTCAAAGCGCAGGGTGGCAGATTCCCAACCGCCACTGGTAAACATGCCCTTGCTAGGACCCATGCCACAGACCTCAGAATAACTGCTCATCCCGATACCAACGTAACGACCGTTGGCGCGAGCATCTGCCGCCATTTTCTGCATATTGGCATAATCAAACATTTCCAGCGCTTTGTCCAACGCAATATCATAATCGCCGCTGTCGTAGGTAAGCCCAACCGGAGTGGCAAAGGGGAATTTTTCTTTGGGAATAAAATTCTTGCGGCGGATTTCTGCCTGATCCATCCCAAGTTCATTCGCCAACAAAGTGACTATGCGCTCGATGAAATAGGTTGCTTCAGGGCGACCCGCGCCTCGGTAGGCATCGGTTGAAACCTTGTTGGTAATGACGTTATAAACCTTGAAATAAGCGGCGGGCATATCGTATGCGCCGGTTGCCATCAAGCCGGTAAGGGCAGAGATACAGGCAGTCAGCACCTGATAATAAGCGCCTATATCCTGATATGCGGTAATATCAATGCCGAGAATTGTGCCGTCTTTATTGGCAGCAATGCGCACATAATCTATCTGACCGCGCCCGTGAATCATAGATGCCAACGATTCACTGCGGGTTTCGCTCCATTTTACCGGACGACCTAGCTTGCGGGCGGCATATGCACAAACCAATTCTTCAGGGTAGTAATTAAGTTTTGCGCCAAAACCGCCACCTACTTCCGGTGCAACCACTCGCACCTGATGTTCGGGGATGCTCAAGGTTAATGCCAAGAAGGTTCTGGTATAGTGCGGAATCTGGGTGCTGGTATAGAGGGTAAGCGCATCCTCGCCTTTTTGCCAAACCGCCACGCAACCGCGCCCTTCCATTGGGCTAGGGGCAAGGCGTTGGTTGTTAAAGCGCTGCTCCACGATTACTTCCGCATTGGCAAAAGCTTCTTTAGTCTTGGCAGCATCGCCAAATTCGAGCGTTGCACCGATATTGTTGGGAATGCCATCGTGTACCAGCGCGGGTAAACCCTTCGCCGCTTCTTCAATATCAACTACTGCGGGAAGTTCTTCATATTCCACACTTATAAGCTCAGAAGCATCGCGAGCAGTGGCGCGGTCATCGGCAATTACCACCGCGACTACTTCACCGACATAGCGAACTTTATCACTGGTAATGGCAGAATGAGGGGGAATTATACAATTAGCTCCAAACGGCACTGCAACCATCTCACCAGCTTTACCCTTCAAATCTTCGCCCGTCAACACCGCCAGAACGCCGGGGTGCTTTTTAGCGGCAGAAGTATCAATGCTTTTGATACGAGCATGCGCATAATCGCTGCGTAAGAAGTGGGCATAGGACATATTTACAAACTTGAAATCATCGGTATAGCTGGCATTACCGGTGATAAGGCGGGGGTCTTCTCGGCGCTTAATGCGTGCGCCGACCATACCGGAAATAGCTCCCATATATATTTATAACCTCCTCGTTATTATGAAACTGGGTTTTACCCCGATACTGCTTTAGGCTTTTGCTGCGGAATTTTTAGCGGCGTGTTGTACTGCTTTCACAATGTTTTGGTAGCCGGTGCAGCGGCACAGATTACCTTCAATACCCTTGCGGATTTCTTCTTCGGAGGGGTTAGGATTGCGTTGCAAAAGCTGTTCGCTGGATAGAATCATGCCCGGTGTGCAATAACCGCATTGCAAACCGTGTTCTTCCCAGAAACCTTCCTGAAGCGGGTGCAATTTCCCATCTTCAGCCGCCAGACCTTCAATGGTGGTAATTTCCCCCCCATCTGCTTGAACTGCAAAGGCAGTACAACTTTTTATGCTATTACCGTTTAGAAGAACTGTGCATGCACCACACTGGCTGGTATCGCAGCCGATATGGGTTCCGGTCAATGCTAACTCTTCTCGCAAAAAATGAACCAACAAAGTGCGTGGTTCAACGTCACGAGTATAAGTAGTCCCGTTTACGGTCAATGTAATAGTCCTCTTCACGAGTTTTACTCCTCTTACTAACTAAGATTGAATACCAGGATTTACTACTTCTTTATTAAGCATATCTTGATTATAAGGTTGCTTTTCGACACTTTTAAAAAAGTTCCCGATCAGCAATTTGGCGAGCGGTGAGAGCATGCGGGTTCCAATATCTGCAAGTTTCCCACCAATATGCACTTCACCTTTGTATTTAACTAAGGTATAGAGCTTATTGCCTGCGTCAAATTCCTCAAAATCAAAAACAGCTTGACCTTTGAGGTGGCTATGCGTACCGCCACCTTCTATTGATAAAATATAGTGGAAAGGTTTTTGAATTTCTGTAAGGCGAAGTATTCCGTTGTAGGTTCCTTTAATCGAACCAACCCCAATTTTCAAGGTGGCTTCATATTCTTCAGGGGAAATTTGAAGCAGTTTTTCACAACCGGGCAGAGATTTCTCTAGAATTTCTCTGTCCATAATCTTGTTCCAAACAAGCTCAGGAGGCGCTTTTAATTTATAATCGCCGTTGATTTCCACCTAGTAAAACCTTCTAAAGTATTCGGGTGGGTTATTTTTTAATACTGCAAACTGCCCTAATAATGAACGGCAGTCTCTAGACGTGCCAAGATTTCTTCAAAAGCTTCTTGTATTTTGTGCTTGAAACCTTCAAAGGCAGCATTAAAAAGGGGATTACCGGCATCCATATTGAGCCGATAGTTGAGAATAGTCCTAGTGCCTTCGGGATGGCTATCTGTGCCTTCTTCAGGTTCAACCTCGTCAGGGTGCTTTAGCTCGAAGGTTCCTTCAACTGTTTTGACCAGCTTATTCTCAACATTAAAATTGCTGCTGTAATTGTGGATTATATCGTTAAACATAAGTTGGGCATCGTGCAACCCTTTTAATATCGCAAAATCCACCATTACTGCAACATCGAAGAGCGCTACGCCAACCTGCTCAAATTTTTCTGCTTGAACCGCATTTTTCCATGCTTCCGCGCTAAAAAGTGATTTCCACACTTCTTCGCGGTCAATTTTCATAGGAACGTTACCGTTGATTTCCATAGCCGTAGTTCTTTTTAGTATTTTTTGCCAGATTAGTATTGTTTAAATCGCTATTTGCGCCCGTAATCCGGGAAACGAAAAGCCATTTCGCGGATAAATAACCCACCGTGACCCATCCGGGCAATATCCCGGTTGGTTAACCGCTCTCCGGCACAAAACCGAGCCAAAAATAGATCACCCAATGTAGTCTCCGAGAACATGCCACAGCTTGCTAAACCAAATATTGCCATTTCGTCCCAGTAAGCTAACCAAAAGAGTGTTCCGGGGTGGGCGGGCGCTCCTTGACGTTCCATCCGCGCCCCCACTTCTTGCAATGCGCCAAAGATGGGATCGAGCGGATCGGAGGAATGACCCCCCACATGCAATACCAGTTCTGCTCCTTGCTGCTTAAATGCCCTGAGTCTTTCCACTAACTCGGATTGGAGACTTTGCACTTGCTGTACACCCAAGTTTTCTGCCCCAAACCAATTCAATTTGTTACGTACAGAATCTACAAAGCGTTTACGTACCGATTCTTTAAGAACTTCTCGGTAAATTACCCCGATTTTTCGTGGCAAGAAGGGTTTTACATCGATGATTGGCGCACCCTCACAAATTAGTGACGCTGTTCGCAGGTGTTCTTCGGGATAGACCAGCGTGGTAACTTTAGCGCCCGCTACCTCTCTCCCGGCTTCAATTGCCATATGATTGTAAAGGGTAAAAACCGCTACTCCGGGTAATTCATTCAAGCGCTCCAACCGCTCCAGATCAATACTCAGCAACCCTCGTGCTGTAGCAAGTAGATTATAGCGGCTTTCGCTCGGTCCTGAAAGTTCCACGCCAGAACCTGCGACCATTTGTGCAAGCGCCAAGCCTGCGGCATCTTCGCCGACATCGCCTGCCCCCGGTACAATTAAGTGCAGTTCAAAACCTTGTGGGGCATTAGTCCCCAGACTCTTTATTGCCGCTCTGGTTTCAACATTATCAGATAATATCTGACCTTTGCGGAAAAGATAACCGCTACCTTTACCGAAATCAGGAACATTTGCAGCCACAACTTTATTTTGCAACTCAGGCAAAACAAGTTCAATAGGGACCGCATTTATACGCGCAAGCGGCAAAGTAATTACTTCCAATTTCCCGCCTATCTTCGCCGGTAAATTGTGATGCTATCTTAAATAACAGATGAAGGTATTTGTTTGGTTGCTTGTAAAGTTCTCTCCGTCAAGCCCTTATGGTCAGGATAGTAGCAGATGTATACCGATTTGTAAAGTAAAATGCGATTAGCAAGCTCTAAAAGGCATACAATATAGGAAAAAGTTATTTAAAATAAAAAGATCGGGGCGAGAGGATTCGAACCTCCGACTTCTTGCTCCCAAAGCAAGCGCTCTACCGGGCTGAGCTACGCCCCGATTATTCGGTTCGCTTAGAATAATGCAACCTGCCTCAAAAGTCAAGGCGAGATCACTATCTCAGCCGGGATGATACTGTCTAGAATAGGGAACGTTTGCTAAAATAGTTGGAGAGAAAAAGAAAAAATTTTGATTACAATTTTACAGTTTAGTTTGTAGAGCAGTTTCTGACCGACAAGCTACCGAAATGGGCAGAGCCGTACCGATTGGAAATATTTATTAGGCTTAGAACTGCACGTCTTTTAATAAGGAAAGAGAATGCAAGAAAATGAATTGGAAAATGAAAAAGACCAACTTTCTCACTTATTAATTACTAATAACCCTCTTATTAATGCTTCTACTGAATTCAAACTACATTCTGAAATGCTCATGTCTGAGGCAGGTCGCCAAATATTAAGGCGTAATCTGAAGAAATTCTTGGAAAATGAAACGCTTGCACGTGACGCAAATGACTCGGAAGGGGTACACAATATGCGGGTGGCGACTCGGCGACTCCGCGCAACTCTGAAATTGCTAGAAGAAAGCGTCTTTGATCCGGTAATAACGCGCCGTTTCAGAAAACATCTGCGCAAACTGGCAAACGCTTTGGGCGCAACCCGTGATAGTGATGTATTGCTACAACACCTCAATGAATATATAAGCCAGCAACTTCCTGAAACTCATACGCAACTGGAAGAATTCCGCCAAGCCATCGTTAAAATAAATCAAAAAGCCCGCGTTGCGATGCTTGATACATTAGGAACTAAAGCTGTGCAACGGCTTTTGCTTGAATTAGAAGCACTTATCGAAACGTACGGAAAAGGGGAACTAAAACCGAGAATAGCTGAACATGAGGTTGCACCAACCCTAGTACGACACTTTGCGGGTAGTTTTATTTGGAAAAGTTATGAGGCGGTGCTGGCATACGAAACTGCAATGCCTGCTCCTTTACCTGTATTACATCGGTTGAGAGTGGCATGCAAAAAATTCCGTTATACCCTTAATTTTTTCGAAGAGGCTTTACCAGAAGAAGCGCACACACTAGTTGATAAAGTATCCCATATTCAGGATTATCTAGGGCAAATGCAAGATCATTGGGTAGGTATTGCGCGGGCAGAACATTTACTTTTGAAACACCCCGATAATGAAGCTATTTTGCATTATCGGGATGAACGTTTGGCAGCTTTGGAAGAAAAGAGAAATGGGTTTGAGTTGATTTGGAAGAAACTGGTTGGTGAAGCATTCAGGCAAAATCTGGCAATGGTTATAGCCGGAGTAAGTAAAAGCTAATATCCTACGAATCGCGCTGTACCCCATCCTGAGCCACCTCAGAGAATTACCTATACTCCCTCTCTGGACAGCTATTTAGCTACTATAGTTTGACAAGCGCGGTTGGGTAACTTATATTAACCCGCTGTTAGCTTGAAAATTCAGGAGTGTATATTTGGTAGAGACTAAGGGGCAGCTACAGGTGACGTGGCTTCTCCCGGCACAAAACTTCATAAAGCAACGAGAGAATACGCTTGTCTGGTTGACGCTGGGATTATTGACTCTAGTGGGATTAGGGTTGCGCCTTTATCACATCGAGAGTATTCCGGCGGTATGGGACGAAGTGTTCAACTACAATGTCGCGCGGCAAGACCTTTCTACTATTGTAAACACTGTTTCAAATGCAATCGAACCGCCCCTATATTATTTTCTGTTTCGCCTTTGGGCTTTTCTTTGCGGGGGCGCGAATAACGAATTTAACGTGCGCTTCCTCTCGGTGCTGATTGGTACTGCTACTATCCCGGTTTCTTACTGGCTGTTCCGGCAATTGGTTGAGCGTTGGTGGGCATTGGCGGGCGCTGCAATGGTAGCAGTCAATGGCTACCATCTTTACTATTCGCAATATGCCAAGAACTATGTGCTGGTAACGCTTTTCGCCTTTGCTTCGCTGGCACTATTTCTGCAAATCATCTCGGATTTCAAGCCGGGCAAATTTGGGCTGGATTGGCGTTGGGCGGTTTGGGCTTTGCTTAATACCCTGATTGCCTATACCCATTATTTTAGCGTATATGTGGTAATCGGCGAATATGTGACGTTAGCGTTGCTAATAGTAATTGGTAGACTCCCGCGCCTGCAAACTTTGCTCTATACTTTCGGTTCCCTGCTGGCATCATTTATTTTGTACTTGCCGTGGCTACCTGTAGCGTTGCGTTCTCTACATGAGCGGGTTTCAGACCCGGGCTGGTTGTATTACAAGCTCGATTTTGATTTCTTTTACCGTCAAGCAGCAGGGTTTCCTAATTTGTTTCTAGGCTTGCCGCTAAAAGATGAATGGTTACTTCGCATGGCTTTGGCGCTGGTGGTAGGGGGTGCGACGGCAGGTTATGCCGCATGGCGTTTGCGCCGACGCACCACTGGCAAAAACCGAGTGTTGGCTTTGTGGATTCTATTGCCTGCCATTATCACTCCCTATATCG contains:
- a CDS encoding SRPBCC family protein — protein: MEINGDYKLKAPPELVWNKIMDREILEKSLPGCEKLLQISPEEYEATLKIGVGSIKGTYNGILRLTEIQKPFHYILSIEGGGTHSHLKGQAVFDFEEFDAGNKLYTLVKYKGEVHIGGKLADIGTRMLSPLAKLLIGNFFKSVEKQPYNQDMLNKEVVNPGIQS
- a CDS encoding glycosyltransferase family 39 protein, with the protein product MVETKGQLQVTWLLPAQNFIKQRENTLVWLTLGLLTLVGLGLRLYHIESIPAVWDEVFNYNVARQDLSTIVNTVSNAIEPPLYYFLFRLWAFLCGGANNEFNVRFLSVLIGTATIPVSYWLFRQLVERWWALAGAAMVAVNGYHLYYSQYAKNYVLVTLFAFASLALFLQIISDFKPGKFGLDWRWAVWALLNTLIAYTHYFSVYVVIGEYVTLALLIVIGRLPRLQTLLYTFGSLLASFILYLPWLPVALRSLHERVSDPGWLYYKLDFDFFYRQAAGFPNLFLGLPLKDEWLLRMALALVVGGATAGYAAWRLRRRTTGKNRVLALWILLPAIITPYIGVMIYTNSQLETRNFLGGAGATIYTLLLLMGERLWQWKRLAGAVVLLFFSVISIYSLQYYYRTATHGDDYRVMVAQIRQLESQQPRPVLMIPMKPVEDVLRFYMRDDELTDILRLPQPPESATVPPQGLVIALDQRFADLDWDIKRLIGHLQTYNRKMGQYPFPGAQVFYFLPPE
- a CDS encoding CHAD domain-containing protein, translated to MQENELENEKDQLSHLLITNNPLINASTEFKLHSEMLMSEAGRQILRRNLKKFLENETLARDANDSEGVHNMRVATRRLRATLKLLEESVFDPVITRRFRKHLRKLANALGATRDSDVLLQHLNEYISQQLPETHTQLEEFRQAIVKINQKARVAMLDTLGTKAVQRLLLELEALIETYGKGELKPRIAEHEVAPTLVRHFAGSFIWKSYEAVLAYETAMPAPLPVLHRLRVACKKFRYTLNFFEEALPEEAHTLVDKVSHIQDYLGQMQDHWVGIARAEHLLLKHPDNEAILHYRDERLAALEEKRNGFELIWKKLVGEAFRQNLAMVIAGVSKS
- a CDS encoding (2Fe-2S)-binding protein; this translates as MKRTITLTVNGTTYTRDVEPRTLLVHFLREELALTGTHIGCDTSQCGACTVLLNGNSIKSCTAFAVQADGGEITTIEGLAAEDGKLHPLQEGFWEEHGLQCGYCTPGMILSSEQLLQRNPNPSEEEIRKGIEGNLCRCTGYQNIVKAVQHAAKNSAAKA
- a CDS encoding xanthine dehydrogenase family protein molybdopterin-binding subunit produces the protein MGAISGMVGARIKRREDPRLITGNASYTDDFKFVNMSYAHFLRSDYAHARIKSIDTSAAKKHPGVLAVLTGEDLKGKAGEMVAVPFGANCIIPPHSAITSDKVRYVGEVVAVVIADDRATARDASELISVEYEELPAVVDIEEAAKGLPALVHDGIPNNIGATLEFGDAAKTKEAFANAEVIVEQRFNNQRLAPSPMEGRGCVAVWQKGEDALTLYTSTQIPHYTRTFLALTLSIPEHQVRVVAPEVGGGFGAKLNYYPEELVCAYAARKLGRPVKWSETRSESLASMIHGRGQIDYVRIAANKDGTILGIDITAYQDIGAYYQVLTACISALTGLMATGAYDMPAAYFKVYNVITNKVSTDAYRGAGRPEATYFIERIVTLLANELGMDQAEIRRKNFIPKEKFPFATPVGLTYDSGDYDIALDKALEMFDYANMQKMAADARANGRYVGIGMSSYSEVCGMGPSKGMFTSGGWESATLRFEKTGKATVFSGASPHGQGQETSFAQMVATEFGLDYNDVIVKHGDTGNTSYGLGTYGSRGTAVGGAALAMAIETVKEKARKIAASMLEASEEDVVFDTGKYTVKGAAGGKSVTIQEVVFRAYVNPFDGIEPGLESTRFFEPTNFTFPFGTHICAVEIDADTGEVKFLKYVAVDDVGNQINPLLVEGQVHGGLAQGIAQALYEEVVYDSDGQLVTGTLMDYTVPNATELPHFELGSTCTPSPVNPMGVKGVGEAGTIASTPCVVNALMDALINTGIKDIDMPLRPEKLWRAIHGK